Proteins encoded in a region of the Quercus lobata isolate SW786 chromosome 8, ValleyOak3.0 Primary Assembly, whole genome shotgun sequence genome:
- the LOC115954782 gene encoding epoxide hydrolase 4-like, with amino-acid sequence MVNIFAVYKPLLHWVMKLVGVRPQRVEIEPGTIMNFWVPKETPKKSKNSNNNKAVVFIHGFADDGIITWQSQVLALARKYKVYVPDLVFFGGSITDRSERSPEFQAECVAKGLKKLGVERCTLVGLSYGGMVGFKMAEMYPDLVESMVLTCSVMALTKSISDAALERIGFKSWSDYLLPDSVEGVKILFDIATFKLPRIPNFIYKHHLEIMFDNRKEREELLEALVIDDNDFTIPSHPQARRVHLLWGENDIIFNMEVVNNLKRQLGDRATLQYIEKAGHLVEAERPCVYNKHLKEILTTLLEDGDQTQRSL; translated from the exons atggtgaaCATTTTTGCAGTGTACAAGCCACTGTTACATTGGGTAATGAAGCTAGTTGGGGTAAGACCCCAGCGAGTGGAAATCGAGCCAGGAACCATAATGAATTTCTGGGTCCCTAAGGAAActccaaaaaaatccaaaaacagcaataataataaagctGTTGTATTCATTCATGGGTTTGCAGATGATGGTATTATAACGTGGCAATCCCAAGTGTTAGCTCTAGCAAGAAAGTACAAAGTCTATGTGCCGGATTTAGTCTTCTTTGGTGGCTCAATCACTGATAGATCAGAGCGGTCACCGGAGTTCCAAGCTGAGTGTGTGGCAAAGGGTCTCAAGAAACTAGGTGTGGAGAGGTGCACCTTGGTGGGGTTGAGCTATGGTGGGATGGTTGGGTTCAAGATGGCTGAGATGTACCCTGACTTGGTTGAGTCTATGGTGCTAACTTGCTCTGTCATGGCCTTGACAAAGTCCATAAGTGATGCAGCCCTTGAGAGGATTGGGTTCAAGTCCTGGTCTGATTATTTGCTTCCAGATTCTGTCGAAGGTGTGAAAATACTTTTTGACATTGCCACCTTCAAGTTGCCTCGGATCCCTAATTTCATTTACAAACATCATTTGGAG ATAATGTTTGACAAcagaaaggagagagaagaatTACTCGAGGCTTTGGTCATTGATGATAATGACTTTACCATTCCTAGTCATCCTCAG GCCAGG AGAGTACATCTCTTGTGGGGAGAGAATGACATCATTTTCAACATGGAAGTTGTTAACAACTTGAAGAG GCAATTGGGAGACAGAGCAACACTACAATATATAGAGAAAGCAGGTCACCTTGTTGAGGCTGAACGACCATGTGTCTACAACAAGCATCTCAAAGAAATTCTCACCACTTTATTGGAAGATGGAGACCAAACACAACGAAGCTTATAG